From the Brassica napus cultivar Da-Ae chromosome A8, Da-Ae, whole genome shotgun sequence genome, one window contains:
- the LOC106359790 gene encoding glutamyl-tRNA(Gln) amidotransferase subunit C, chloroplastic/mitochondrial: MATRALLAVVTASPPRMIQIKASTFSSSLKFQRHITTLARSFSSDTNPSVLQPPDVSRLAETARISLTPSEIEECGAKIRQVIDWFGQLQQVDVSSVEPAIRAEMEGGNLREDAPETFENRESIRASIPSFDEVYLKVPKVLNKE, translated from the exons ATGGCGACCAGAGCTTTGCTAGCCGTCGTAACTGCTTCACCACCACGCATGATCCAAATCAAAGCCTCAACCTTTTCTTCAAGTCTCAAGTTCCAAAGACATATTACAACATTAGCTCGAAGTTTCTCGTCGGACACGAACCCCTCCGTTCTTCAGCCGCCGGACGTATCCCGTCTAGCTGAGACAGCTCGAATCTCTCTCACTCCTTCCGAG ATTGAGGAATGTGGAGCTAAGATTCGTCAAGTCATTGACTG GTTTGGTCAGCTTCAGCAAGTTGATGTTAGCAGTGTGGAGCCAGCGATTAGAGCAG AGATGGAAGGTGGGAATCTGCGAGAGGATGCTCCTGAAACATTTGAGAACAG GGAAAGTATAAGAGCTTCGATTCCAAGCTTTGATGAGGTGTATTTGAAAGTACCTAAAGTACTAAACAAAGAGtga